A region from the Corylus avellana chromosome ca7, CavTom2PMs-1.0 genome encodes:
- the LOC132186208 gene encoding inactive protein kinase SELMODRAFT_444075 gives MSQEQKRGKQEKGSDVEAKVVVAVKASKDIPKTALVWALTHVVQPGDCITLLVVVPSPSSGRKLWVFPRFAGDCASGHKKSHSGANSELKGDITDSCSQMILQLHDVYNPNKINVRIKIVSGSPCGAVAAEAKRAQASWVVLDKQLKHEEKRCMEELQCNIVVMKRSQPKVLRLNLVGSPQKQPEVACPLPSEQDEASEKHSKKKKDSLNSIRGPVVTPTSSPELGTPFTATEAGTSSVSSSDPGTSPFFISEMNGDLKKDGSLVIKQNQDLNDTSSDTDSDHLSSSSSSLRFQPWMAEFLTSNCQSSHIDGSSKRHTDKPQASTSKALQEKFLKLDGETGIGVLNYRTDMEFSGNLREAISLSRSAPPGPPPLCSICQHKAPVFGKPPRWFSYAELEIATGGFSQANFLAEGGFGSVHRGILPDGQAVAVKQHKLASSQGDLEFCSEVEVLSCAQHRNVVMLIGFCIEDRRRLLVYEYICNGSLDSHLYGRNREPLEWSARQKIAVGAARGLRYLHEECRVGCIVHRDMRPNNILITHDFEPLVGDFGLARWQPDGDTGVETRVIGTFGYLAPEYAQSGQITDKADVYSFGVVLVELVTGRKAVDLNRPKGQQCLAEWARPLLEEYAIEALVDPRLGNRYSEHEVFCMLHAASLCIGRDPLSRPRMSQVLRILEGDMVMDTNYMSTPGYDVGNRSGRICTEQQQHYSGPLSNDAIEGFSGKLSLESLRPPYWERDKARRASCDDVL, from the exons ATGAGTCAAGAACAGAAGCGAGGGAAGCAGGAGAAGGGCTCCGATGTCGAAGCGAAGGTCGTCGTTGCGGTTAAGGCATCGAAGGATATTCCCAAGACTGCTCTTGTCTGGGCCTTGACGCATGTTGTTCAACCTGGGGATTGCATCACTTTGCTTGTGGTTGTCCCTTCGCCAAGTTCCG GACGAAAACTATGGGTTTTCCCAAGATTTGCAGGGGACTGTGCCAGTGGTCACAAGAAATCTCATTCAGGAGCTAATTCAGAGCTGAAGGGTGACATTACAGATTCTTGCTCCCAAATGATCCTTCAACTTCATGATGTTTATAACCCAAATAAG ATAAATGTCAGGATAAAAATTGTTTCTGGATCGCCTTGTGGTGCGGTGGCTGCAGAGGCCAAAAGAGCTCAAGCCAGTTGGGTTGTACTAGACAA ACAGCTCAAACACGAGGAAAAACGATGCATGGAAGAGCTGCAGTGCAACATTGTGGTGATGAAGCGGTCCCAACCAAAAGTTCTCCGTTTAAATTTGGTTGGATCACCTCAGAAACAACCTGAAGTAGCCTGTCCATTACCTTCTGAGCAAGATGAAGCATCTGAAAAACATtcgaaaaagaagaaagattctTTAAATTCTATTCGAGGGCCGGTTGTGACTCCAACTAGTAGTCCAGAGCTAGGGACACCATTTACAGCCACTGAAGCTGGAACATCTTCTGTGTCAAGCTCAGATCCAGGAACTTCACCATTCTTCATCTCAGAGATGAATGGAGATCTTAAGAAAGATGGTTCATTAGTCATTAAACAAAACCAGGATCTTAATGATACCAGTTCAGACACAGACAGTGATCATTTATCTTCGTCTTCATCAAGTTTAAGGTTCCAACCATGGATGGCTGAATTTCTAACTTCTAATTGTCAGTCCTCTCACATAGATGGAAGTTCCAAGAGACATACTGATAAACCTCAAGCATCAACATCCAAAGCTTTGCAAGAGAAGTTCTTGAAACTTGATGGAGAAACTGGAATTGGAGTGCTGAACTATCGAACTGATATGGAGTTCAGTGGAAATCTTAGAGAAGCAATCTCCCTATCGAGAAGTGCGCCTCCCGGCCCCCCTCCATTGTGTTCTATATGTCAACACAAGGCACCTGTGTTTGGAAAACCTCCAAGGTGGTTTAGCTATGCCGAACTGGAGATTGCTACAGGTGGATTTTCCCAAGCCAATTTCTTGGCAGAAGGAGGGTTTGGATCTGTTCACAGAGGTATACTACCAGATGGTCAGGCAGTTGCTGTCAAGCAACACAAATTAGCTAGCTCTCAGGGAGATCTTGAATTTTGCTCAGAAGTAGAAGTTCTGAGTTGTGCTCAGCACCGAAATGTTGTCATGCTGATTGGGTTTTGTATTGAGGACAGAAGAAGGTTGCTGGTTTATGAATACATATGCAATGGGTCACTGGATTCTCATCTATATG GACGAAATCGAGAGCCTTTAGAATGGTCTGCACGCCAAAAAATTGCTGTGGGAGCAGCTCGGGGCCTACGATATCTTCATGAAGAATGCAGGGTGGGTTGCATTGTCCACCGTGACATGCGGCCAAACAACATCCTCATCACCCATGATTTTGAACCACTG GTTGGTGATTTTGGCCTGGCAAGGTGGCAGCCGGATGGAGACACAGGTGTGGAAACAAGAGTAATTGGAACATTTGG GTATTTGGCTCCAGAGTACGCACAAAGTGGCCAAATCACGGATAAAGCTGATGTTTACTCTTTTGGGGTTGTATTGGTGGAACTTGTTACAGGAAGAAAAGCAGTGGATCTCAACCGGCCCAAGGGCCAGCAGTGTCTTGCTGAATGG GCACGCCCATTATTGGAAGAATATGCCATTGAGGCACTGGTTGATCCACGGTTGGGGAATCGCTATTCAGAACACGAGGTCTTTTGCATGCTGCATGCTGCATCTTTATGCATAGGGCGGGATCCTCTTTCGAGGCCTCGCATGTCACAG GTACTCCGCATACTGGAAGGTGACATGGTCATGGACACAAATTACATGTCAACACCAGGATATGATGTGGGAAACAGGAGTGGGCGGATTTGCACAGAGCAGCAGCAACATTATAGCGGTCCCCTCTCAAATGATGCAATAGAAGGGTTTAGTGGGAAGCTGTCTCTTGAGAGTTTGAGGCCACCATATTGGGAAAGGGACAAGGCAAGGAGGGCTTCATGTGATGATGTTTTGTAA